A single genomic interval of Streptosporangiales bacterium harbors:
- a CDS encoding FCD domain-containing protein, with protein sequence MERAYGEIRNRFMTLQLAPGKQIDDLQLSRDLGLSRTPVREALFLLASEGLVDVRASGGFVVRPLDLVDITALFEAHIVVAKSVARLVAVRATDTALAQLREADAAVSAAIDAHDPPGIADANAKLHRLEAATAGNEYLCGLAYRIHDQGQRLGYLAFGGRDEWSTLEDHFAKVRRDHTELVEAYAARDPDLAEEVATRHVQLFRERIRQFLVADGLADVDLGVLPATEPLA encoded by the coding sequence ATGGAGCGGGCGTACGGAGAGATCCGTAACCGGTTCATGACGCTGCAGCTCGCGCCGGGCAAGCAGATCGACGACCTGCAGCTCAGCCGCGACCTCGGGCTCAGCCGCACACCGGTGCGCGAGGCGCTGTTCCTGCTCGCCTCCGAGGGGCTGGTGGACGTACGCGCCAGCGGTGGGTTCGTGGTGCGTCCGCTCGACCTGGTGGACATCACCGCGCTGTTCGAGGCGCACATCGTCGTCGCGAAGTCGGTGGCCCGGCTGGTGGCCGTACGGGCGACCGACACGGCGCTCGCCCAGCTGCGGGAGGCGGACGCCGCCGTCAGCGCGGCCATCGACGCCCACGATCCCCCCGGCATCGCCGACGCGAACGCCAAGCTGCACCGGCTGGAGGCGGCGACCGCAGGCAACGAGTACCTCTGCGGGCTGGCGTACCGGATCCACGACCAGGGCCAGCGGCTCGGGTACCTCGCGTTCGGCGGCCGGGACGAGTGGTCGACGCTCGAGGACCACTTCGCCAAGGTCAGGCGCGACCACACCGAGCTCGTCGAGGCGTACGCCGCGCGCGACCCGGATCTGGCGGAGGAGGTGGCCACCAGGCACGTCCAGCTGTTCCGCGAACGGATCAGGCAGTTCCTCGTCGCCGACGGCCTCGCCGACGTCGACCTCGGGGTGCTGCCGGCCACGGAACCGCTGGCGTGA
- a CDS encoding dehydratase, with protein sequence MVLYFEDLAVGQVYELGTWKVTAEDIVDYAQQWDPQDYHLDEGLAQQTPFRGLVASGWHSASIFMRLYVDGFLHETSCQGGVGVDGLWWLQPVRPGDTLRARIRVEEVRPSRKVPDRGTVKFSWELHNQDGEQVLQMYGVNLFGRRTPAAVED encoded by the coding sequence CTGGTGCTCTATTTCGAGGATCTCGCCGTCGGCCAGGTGTACGAGCTCGGCACCTGGAAGGTCACGGCCGAGGACATCGTCGACTACGCGCAGCAGTGGGACCCGCAGGACTACCACCTGGACGAGGGGCTGGCGCAGCAGACGCCGTTCCGCGGCCTGGTGGCGAGTGGGTGGCACTCCGCGTCGATCTTCATGCGGCTCTACGTGGACGGGTTCCTGCACGAGACGTCGTGCCAGGGTGGCGTCGGCGTCGACGGGCTGTGGTGGCTGCAGCCCGTCCGGCCAGGTGACACGCTGCGCGCCCGGATCCGGGTGGAGGAGGTCCGGCCGTCGCGTAAGGTGCCCGACCGCGGCACGGTGAAGTTCTCCTGGGAGCTGCACAACCAGGACGGCGAGCAGGTCCTGCAGATGTACGGCGTGAACCTGTTCGGCCGCCGTACGCCGGCGGCCGTCGAGGACTGA